One window from the genome of Pantoea cypripedii encodes:
- the sufS gene encoding cysteine desulfurase SufS has protein sequence MSFDLERVRAEFPILKREVNGHPLAYLDSAASAQRPLAVINAESYFYQHGYAAVHRGIHSLSAQATTDMENVRIQAARFLNASSPEEIVFVKGTTEGINLVANSWGGSQLQPGDNIIITEMEHHANIVPWQMVAQRTGAEIRVLPLNEQGELALEQLGGLIDSRTRLLAVTHVSNVLGTVNPVKAIVAQAKAAGVITLVDGAQAVMHHAVDVQDIGCDFYVFSGHKIYGPTGIGVLYGRKALLDIMPPWEGGGSMIDQVQLPTGTTWNTAPWRFEAGTPNTGGIIGLGAALKWVSELGLDTIHQRESMLMRYALDKLASVPDLTIYGPTARSGVVAFNLGKHHAFDVGSFLDQYGIAIRTGHHCAMPLMRHYAVPAMCRASFALYNTEEEADRLAAGLTRIHRLLGG, from the coding sequence ATGAGTTTCGATCTCGAACGAGTCAGAGCGGAGTTTCCGATTCTGAAACGCGAGGTCAACGGTCATCCGCTGGCTTATCTGGATAGTGCGGCCAGCGCACAGCGTCCGCTGGCCGTCATTAATGCGGAAAGTTATTTTTATCAGCACGGCTATGCGGCCGTGCACCGCGGCATTCACTCGCTGAGTGCGCAGGCTACCACCGACATGGAAAACGTGCGCATTCAGGCGGCACGTTTTCTTAACGCTTCCTCGCCGGAAGAGATTGTTTTCGTCAAAGGCACCACCGAGGGGATCAACCTGGTGGCCAACAGCTGGGGCGGCAGTCAGCTCCAGCCCGGCGACAACATCATCATTACCGAGATGGAGCACCACGCCAACATCGTGCCGTGGCAGATGGTGGCGCAGCGTACCGGTGCAGAGATTCGTGTACTGCCGCTGAATGAGCAGGGTGAACTGGCACTTGAGCAACTGGGCGGGCTGATTGACAGCCGTACTCGTTTGCTGGCGGTGACCCACGTTTCTAACGTGCTGGGCACGGTCAACCCGGTGAAAGCCATTGTGGCACAGGCGAAAGCCGCAGGCGTTATTACGCTGGTGGATGGTGCGCAGGCGGTGATGCATCACGCCGTTGACGTGCAGGACATTGGCTGCGACTTCTACGTCTTCTCAGGCCATAAAATCTATGGCCCGACCGGCATTGGCGTGCTGTATGGTCGTAAAGCGCTGCTCGATATCATGCCCCCCTGGGAAGGTGGCGGTTCGATGATCGATCAGGTGCAGCTGCCGACCGGCACCACCTGGAATACCGCTCCGTGGCGTTTCGAAGCGGGCACACCGAATACCGGTGGCATCATTGGTCTGGGTGCGGCACTGAAGTGGGTGAGTGAGCTTGGGCTGGACACCATCCATCAACGTGAATCAATGCTGATGCGTTATGCACTGGATAAGCTGGCTTCTGTGCCGGATCTGACCATTTATGGTCCGACGGCGCGTAGCGGCGTGGTGGCGTTCAATCTGGGCAAGCATCATGCGTTTGATGTGGGAAGCTTCCTCGATCAGTACGGTATCGCGATTCGTACCGGGCATCACTGTGCCATGCCGCTGATGCGCCATTATGCTGTACCCGCCATGTGCCGCGCTTCTTTCGCGCTCTATAACACTGAGGAAGAGGCCGATCGCCTGGCGGCGGGTCTGACGCGTATTCATCGTCTGCTGGGCGGTTGA
- a CDS encoding L,D-transpeptidase family protein, with translation MRPALRLAGALLLSCCGLSAPALATEYPLPAANSRLIGENTLTTVPDDKRPLESIAKHYKIGLLGMLEANPGVDPWLPKAGTQLTVPLQMLLPDTPHEGIVINLAELRLYYYPKGEDRVIVYPIGIGQLGAATPVMVTSIGQKIPNPTWTPTPNIRKRYAKEGITLPGVVPAGPDNPMGMFAMRLAHGSGQYLIHGTNADFGIGMRVSSGCIRLRPEDIEALFASVPKGTRVQVINQPVKTAIEPDGKRYIEVHQPLSHTDKDDPQTMPIALTAAMKNFLNSPQSDTALIKAALERRSGMPVLVSSGEPVTADTAMPQVVQSQQGSDATRATISEAMGTPVAKP, from the coding sequence ATGAGACCAGCTTTACGTTTAGCCGGTGCATTGCTGTTGTCCTGCTGCGGACTGTCTGCACCTGCGCTTGCCACGGAATACCCTCTGCCCGCCGCTAACAGCCGTTTAATTGGCGAAAACACCCTTACCACCGTACCGGATGACAAACGCCCGCTGGAGAGCATTGCAAAGCATTATAAGATAGGTTTGCTCGGCATGCTGGAAGCCAATCCCGGCGTGGATCCCTGGCTGCCCAAAGCCGGTACGCAGCTGACGGTGCCTTTGCAGATGTTGCTGCCGGATACGCCGCATGAAGGCATCGTGATTAACCTCGCTGAACTGCGCCTGTATTACTACCCCAAAGGGGAAGATCGGGTGATTGTCTATCCCATCGGCATCGGCCAGCTGGGGGCAGCGACGCCGGTGATGGTGACCAGTATCGGCCAGAAAATCCCCAACCCAACGTGGACGCCTACGCCGAATATCCGTAAGCGCTACGCGAAAGAAGGCATCACCTTACCGGGTGTGGTACCTGCCGGGCCGGATAACCCAATGGGGATGTTTGCCATGCGTCTGGCGCACGGTTCTGGCCAGTATCTGATTCACGGCACCAACGCGGATTTTGGCATCGGTATGCGCGTCAGTTCAGGCTGTATTCGCCTGCGTCCGGAAGATATCGAAGCGTTGTTTGCCAGTGTGCCCAAAGGCACTCGCGTACAGGTGATCAACCAGCCGGTGAAGACGGCGATAGAGCCGGACGGGAAGCGTTATATCGAAGTGCATCAGCCGTTATCGCACACCGATAAAGATGATCCACAAACCATGCCGATTGCGTTAACGGCGGCGATGAAAAACTTCCTGAATAGCCCGCAAAGCGATACTGCGCTCATTAAGGCCGCGCTGGAGAGACGTTCGGGAATGCCGGTGCTGGTGAGCAGTGGGGAGCCGGTAACAGCAGATACGGCGATGCCGCAGGTGGTGCAATCTCAGCAGGGGAGTGACGCGACACGAGCCACTATCAGTGAAGCGATGGGGACGCCGGTGGCGAAGCCCTGA
- a CDS encoding major outer membrane lipoprotein, producing MNRTKLVLGAVILGSTLLAGCSSNAKIDQLSSDVQTLNAKVDQLSNDVNAIRSDVQAAKDDAARANQRLDNQAHSYRK from the coding sequence ATGAATCGTACTAAACTGGTACTGGGCGCGGTAATCCTGGGTTCAACTCTGCTGGCTGGTTGCTCAAGCAACGCTAAAATCGACCAGCTGTCTTCAGACGTTCAGACTCTGAACGCTAAAGTTGACCAGCTGAGCAACGACGTGAACGCAATCCGTTCTGACGTTCAGGCTGCTAAAGATGACGCAGCTCGTGCTAACCAGCGTCTGGACAACCAGGCTCACTCTTACCGTAAGTAA
- the sufE gene encoding cysteine desulfuration protein SufE — translation MANLPDKEKLVRNFNRCANWEEKYLYIIELGAKLPESSESLYQPENVISGCQSQVWITMSPQSDGTITFAGDSDAAIVKGLIAVVFSLYQGLKAAEILDLDVRYWFEQLALTQHLTPSRSQGLEAMIRAIRHNAQSLS, via the coding sequence ATGGCAAATTTGCCAGACAAAGAGAAACTGGTGCGCAACTTTAACCGTTGCGCTAACTGGGAAGAGAAGTACCTCTACATCATTGAACTCGGGGCAAAATTACCAGAATCGTCTGAAAGCTTATATCAGCCGGAAAACGTGATTTCAGGTTGCCAGAGCCAGGTGTGGATCACCATGTCTCCACAATCAGATGGGACTATTACCTTTGCCGGCGACAGCGATGCTGCCATTGTTAAAGGTTTGATTGCCGTGGTGTTTAGCCTGTATCAGGGGCTGAAAGCGGCGGAAATTCTGGACCTGGATGTGCGCTATTGGTTTGAACAACTTGCGCTCACCCAACACCTCACCCCGTCGCGTTCGCAGGGGCTTGAAGCGATGATTCGCGCGATCCGTCATAACGCACAGTCCCTCAGCTAA
- the sufD gene encoding Fe-S cluster assembly protein SufD, with the protein MAGLPTKSDNALQQWHHLFESRGEVRSLQAQQHWQQLMRLGLPTRKHENWKYTPLEGLLGQQFVLPQPQEVSAEQVEQLALPIEAVRLVFVDGRFQPALSSRDTGLFEIQHSQAAERRPLPAPIQPEVFLHLTESLAEEATSIRLARGKAAALPLYLLHITSGQEAGMNTVHHRHHLQLEASAEAEVIEHYVTLNDAPHFTGARFTFDVADNAQLSHIKLSFESEKSYHFAHNDVVIGRDAQVSTTSFLLGAGLSRHNTSAQLNGENTNLAMNSLALPVNQEVCDTRSYLEHNKGHCMSRQMHKTIVRDKGRAVFNGMIKVAQHALKTDGQMTNNNLLMGRLAEVDTKPQLEIYADDVKCSHGATVGRIDDEQMFYLRSRGIAESAAQRMIIHAFAAELTESLKNPVLRQAVLQRIAARIPGVES; encoded by the coding sequence ATGGCTGGCTTACCGACGAAGAGTGATAACGCCCTGCAACAGTGGCATCACCTGTTTGAATCGCGCGGTGAAGTGCGTTCATTGCAGGCCCAGCAGCACTGGCAGCAACTGATGCGTCTTGGCTTGCCGACCCGCAAGCACGAGAACTGGAAATACACGCCGCTGGAAGGTTTGCTGGGTCAGCAGTTTGTGCTGCCGCAGCCGCAGGAAGTGAGTGCTGAACAGGTTGAACAGCTTGCGCTGCCGATTGAAGCGGTGCGCCTGGTGTTTGTCGATGGGCGCTTCCAGCCCGCGCTGAGCAGCCGCGATACCGGCCTGTTTGAAATCCAGCATTCGCAGGCGGCAGAACGCCGTCCGCTACCGGCGCCGATTCAGCCGGAAGTTTTTCTCCATCTGACCGAAAGTCTGGCAGAAGAGGCCACCAGTATTCGTCTGGCACGCGGTAAAGCGGCGGCATTGCCGTTGTACCTGCTGCATATCACCAGCGGCCAGGAAGCTGGGATGAATACCGTGCATCACCGTCACCATCTGCAGCTGGAAGCCAGCGCAGAGGCAGAAGTGATTGAACACTACGTCACGCTGAACGATGCACCTCACTTTACCGGTGCGCGTTTCACTTTCGACGTGGCCGATAATGCCCAACTGTCGCACATCAAACTGTCGTTTGAGAGCGAGAAAAGCTACCACTTCGCCCATAACGATGTGGTCATTGGCCGTGACGCGCAGGTCAGCACCACCAGTTTCCTGCTGGGTGCCGGTTTGTCACGTCATAACACCAGTGCACAGCTGAACGGTGAGAACACCAATCTGGCGATGAACAGTCTGGCCCTGCCGGTGAATCAGGAAGTGTGCGACACACGCAGCTATCTTGAGCACAATAAAGGCCACTGCATGAGCCGTCAGATGCACAAGACCATCGTGCGTGATAAAGGTCGTGCGGTGTTCAACGGCATGATCAAAGTGGCACAGCATGCGCTGAAGACTGATGGACAGATGACCAACAACAATCTGTTGATGGGGCGTCTGGCTGAAGTGGATACCAAGCCGCAGCTGGAAATCTACGCGGATGACGTTAAGTGCAGCCACGGTGCCACCGTGGGCCGTATCGACGATGAGCAGATGTTTTACCTGCGCTCGCGTGGTATTGCAGAGTCCGCTGCGCAGCGTATGATTATCCACGCTTTTGCCGCTGAGCTGACCGAATCCTTAAAGAATCCGGTACTGCGTCAGGCGGTGTTGCAGCGTATTGCTGCGCGCATCCCGGGAGTTGAGTCATGA
- the sufC gene encoding Fe-S cluster assembly ATPase SufC, protein MLSIKDLQVSVEDKEILRGLNLEVKPGEVHAIMGPNGSGKSTLSATLAGREDYEITGGSVTFKGKDLLELEPEERAGEGIFMAFQYPVEIPGVSNQFFLQTSVNAVRKYREQEELDRFDFQDFIEDKIHLLKMPEDLLTRSVNVGFSGGEKKRNDILQMAALEPELCILDETDSGLDIDALKIVANGVNSLRDGKRSFIIVTHYQRILDYIKPDHVHVLYQGKIVKSGDFTLVKQLEEQGYGWLTDEE, encoded by the coding sequence ATGTTAAGCATTAAAGATTTACAGGTTAGTGTTGAAGACAAAGAAATTTTGCGCGGCCTGAACCTCGAAGTGAAGCCGGGTGAAGTGCACGCCATTATGGGACCGAACGGTTCCGGTAAAAGTACCCTGTCTGCAACCCTGGCTGGCCGTGAAGATTATGAAATCACCGGCGGTTCCGTCACCTTCAAAGGCAAAGATTTGCTGGAGCTGGAACCGGAAGAGCGTGCGGGTGAAGGCATCTTTATGGCGTTCCAGTATCCGGTGGAAATTCCGGGCGTCAGCAACCAGTTTTTCCTCCAGACTTCGGTCAATGCGGTGCGTAAATACCGTGAGCAGGAAGAACTGGATCGCTTCGATTTCCAGGACTTTATCGAAGATAAAATCCATCTGCTGAAAATGCCAGAAGATTTGCTGACCCGTTCAGTGAACGTGGGCTTCTCCGGTGGTGAGAAAAAGCGTAACGACATTCTGCAGATGGCAGCGCTGGAGCCGGAACTGTGCATCCTTGATGAAACCGACTCCGGTCTGGACATCGATGCGCTGAAAATTGTGGCTAACGGCGTCAACAGCCTGCGCGACGGCAAGCGTTCATTCATTATCGTTACGCACTACCAGCGTATTCTGGACTACATCAAGCCAGACCATGTGCACGTGCTGTATCAGGGCAAAATTGTAAAATCTGGCGACTTTACGCTGGTGAAACAGCTGGAGGAGCAAGGCTATGGCTGGCTTACCGACGAAGAGTGA
- the sufA gene encoding Fe-S cluster assembly scaffold SufA, whose protein sequence is MSSVNAASFSPEDFVWKGLTLTESAAKQILNLAAEDPEVKGLRLGVKQSGCAGFGYVMDLVKVPADDDLQFSYFGATLFVPLQAMPFVDGTEVDYVREGLNQIFKFNNPKAQHACGCGESFGVE, encoded by the coding sequence ATGTCATCAGTAAATGCAGCTTCTTTCTCACCCGAAGATTTCGTCTGGAAAGGGCTGACGCTGACCGAATCGGCAGCAAAACAGATTCTTAACCTGGCCGCTGAAGACCCGGAAGTCAAGGGACTGCGTCTGGGGGTGAAACAGTCCGGCTGTGCCGGTTTTGGTTATGTCATGGACTTGGTGAAAGTGCCTGCCGATGACGACCTGCAGTTCTCATACTTTGGCGCAACGCTGTTTGTGCCGCTTCAGGCAATGCCGTTCGTCGACGGCACCGAAGTGGATTATGTCCGTGAAGGCCTGAATCAGATTTTTAAATTTAACAACCCTAAAGCTCAGCACGCCTGCGGGTGTGGCGAGAGCTTTGGCGTCGAGTAA
- the sufB gene encoding Fe-S cluster assembly protein SufB translates to MSRNSETSDDVQMWEGKLNYKEGFFTQLQTEEFAHGLNEDVVRAISAKRNEPEWMLEFRLKAFRAWLEMEEPHWLKAHYEKLDYQDYSYYSAPSCGNCDDTCASEPGATQASGSTPSSEYLTQEVENAFNQLGVPVREGKEVAVDAIFDSVSVATTYRGKLAEQGIIFCSFGEAIQEHPELVKKYLGTVVPANDNFFAALNSAVASDGTFVYIPKGVRCPMELSTYFRINAAKTGQFERTILVADEDSYVSYIEGCSAPVRDTYQLHAAVVEVIIHKNAEVKYSTVQNWFPGGEGEGGILNFVTKRALCEGDHSKMSWTQSETGSAITWKYPSCILRGDYSIGEFYSVALTSGHQQADTGTKMIHIGKNTKSTIISKGISAGKSQNTYRGLVKIMPTATNARNFTQCDSMLIGPDCGAHTFPYVEARNNTAQLEHEATTSRIGEDQMFYCLQRGISEEDAISMIVNGFCKDVFSELPLEFAVEAQKLLAISLEHSVG, encoded by the coding sequence ATGTCACGAAACAGCGAAACATCTGACGATGTACAAATGTGGGAAGGCAAGCTCAATTATAAAGAGGGCTTCTTTACCCAACTGCAAACCGAAGAATTTGCTCACGGCCTCAACGAAGATGTGGTGCGGGCAATTTCGGCTAAGCGTAACGAGCCAGAGTGGATGCTGGAGTTTCGTCTTAAAGCCTTCCGTGCCTGGCTGGAAATGGAAGAGCCACACTGGCTGAAAGCGCATTATGAGAAACTCGACTATCAGGATTACAGCTATTACTCGGCGCCATCCTGCGGTAACTGCGATGACACTTGTGCTTCCGAGCCAGGCGCGACCCAGGCCTCAGGTTCTACCCCGTCCAGCGAATATCTGACGCAGGAAGTAGAAAACGCCTTTAATCAGCTGGGTGTCCCGGTGCGTGAAGGTAAAGAAGTGGCCGTCGATGCCATTTTCGACTCCGTTTCCGTTGCCACCACCTATCGCGGCAAGCTGGCCGAGCAGGGCATTATTTTCTGCTCCTTTGGCGAAGCGATTCAGGAACACCCTGAGCTGGTGAAAAAGTATCTGGGTACGGTGGTTCCGGCCAACGATAACTTCTTTGCTGCGCTGAACTCAGCGGTAGCGTCGGATGGTACCTTCGTGTACATCCCGAAAGGCGTGCGTTGTCCGATGGAACTGTCGACCTACTTCCGTATCAACGCGGCAAAAACCGGTCAGTTCGAGCGCACCATTCTGGTGGCAGACGAAGACAGTTACGTCAGCTACATCGAAGGCTGCTCAGCACCGGTGCGTGACACCTATCAGCTGCACGCGGCAGTGGTGGAAGTGATTATCCACAAAAACGCGGAAGTTAAATATTCTACCGTGCAGAACTGGTTCCCGGGTGGTGAAGGCGAGGGCGGTATCCTCAACTTCGTGACCAAGCGCGCACTGTGCGAAGGCGACCACAGCAAAATGTCGTGGACGCAGTCAGAAACCGGTTCAGCTATCACCTGGAAATACCCGAGCTGCATTCTGCGCGGTGATTACTCCATCGGTGAGTTCTATTCCGTGGCGCTGACCAGCGGACATCAGCAGGCCGATACCGGCACCAAGATGATCCACATTGGTAAGAACACCAAATCGACCATTATCTCAAAAGGTATCTCGGCCGGTAAGAGCCAGAATACCTATCGTGGTCTGGTGAAAATTATGCCCACCGCCACCAACGCGCGTAACTTTACCCAGTGCGACTCGATGCTGATTGGTCCGGATTGCGGCGCGCATACCTTCCCGTATGTCGAAGCGCGCAATAACACCGCACAGCTGGAGCACGAAGCCACCACCTCGCGTATCGGTGAAGATCAGATGTTCTACTGTCTGCAGCGTGGTATCAGCGAAGAAGATGCGATCTCCATGATCGTCAACGGCTTCTGTAAAGATGTTTTCTCCGAGCTGCCACTGGAATTCGCCGTGGAAGCGCAAAAATTGTTAGCAATCAGCCTTGAGCACAGCGTGGGCTGA